One window of the Amycolatopsis mediterranei genome contains the following:
- a CDS encoding alpha-L-arabinofuranosidase B, producing the protein MFARRTASLLAGGALALAATVLNAGQAAEAATSLPCDIYGAAGTACVAAHSTTRALYSSYNGPLYQLKRASDGAVANVGLLAAGGYANAATQDSFCTGTTCVITVIYDQSPRHNDLFIEPAGAAGPANAGVPADALPVTAGGHAVYGASFSGRMGYRHTSASGVAVNGQAEGMYMVTSGTHVNNRCCFDYGNAEVSIADTGNGHMDAINFGTECWFSPCVGQGPWVQADLENGLFQSDAGPSKNSSYTGNAAPFVTALLKNNGQNFFATKDGNAQSGGLATRYAGPEPTQPGYSPMQQEGSIVLGTGGDNSNGSIGSFFEGVMTSGLPTDAADNAVQANVVSVGYGGPSPVAGGTLNPGSTISLRATTSCCTTRYIRHQFDDAVTSVVSSGSSALDKSDASWIVRRGLANPSCLSFESRNYPGDFLRHYNYQLLRQPMDGSAAFRSDATFCPQAGKNGQGTSFASFNYPDRFLRHYNNTVYIASNGGPDTFDATASWADDVSWAVNAPWAP; encoded by the coding sequence ATGTTCGCTCGGAGAACTGCTTCCCTCCTGGCCGGCGGGGCACTGGCACTCGCCGCCACCGTCCTGAACGCCGGTCAAGCCGCCGAGGCGGCCACGTCGCTGCCGTGCGACATCTACGGCGCCGCGGGCACCGCCTGCGTCGCCGCGCACAGCACCACCCGCGCGCTGTACTCGTCCTACAACGGGCCGCTGTACCAGCTGAAGCGGGCCTCCGACGGCGCCGTCGCCAACGTCGGGCTGCTGGCCGCCGGCGGGTACGCCAACGCGGCCACGCAGGACTCCTTCTGCACCGGCACGACGTGCGTCATCACCGTCATCTACGACCAGTCGCCCCGGCACAACGACCTGTTCATCGAACCGGCGGGCGCGGCCGGACCGGCGAACGCCGGCGTGCCCGCGGACGCGCTGCCCGTCACCGCGGGCGGCCACGCGGTGTACGGCGCGTCGTTCTCCGGCCGCATGGGCTACCGGCACACCTCGGCTTCGGGCGTCGCCGTGAACGGCCAGGCCGAAGGCATGTACATGGTGACGTCCGGAACCCACGTCAACAACCGGTGCTGCTTCGACTACGGCAACGCCGAGGTGTCCATCGCCGACACCGGCAACGGCCACATGGACGCGATCAACTTCGGCACCGAGTGCTGGTTCTCGCCGTGCGTCGGCCAGGGCCCGTGGGTGCAGGCCGACCTGGAGAACGGCCTGTTCCAGTCCGACGCCGGGCCGAGCAAGAACAGCTCCTACACCGGCAACGCCGCGCCGTTCGTCACCGCGCTGCTGAAGAACAACGGGCAGAACTTCTTCGCCACGAAGGACGGCAACGCCCAGTCCGGCGGCCTCGCCACGCGCTACGCCGGACCGGAACCGACCCAGCCCGGGTATTCGCCGATGCAGCAGGAAGGATCGATCGTCCTCGGCACCGGCGGCGACAACAGCAACGGCTCGATCGGCTCGTTCTTCGAGGGCGTGATGACCAGCGGGCTGCCGACCGACGCGGCCGACAACGCGGTGCAGGCCAACGTCGTCTCGGTCGGCTACGGCGGCCCGAGCCCGGTGGCCGGCGGCACGCTGAACCCCGGCTCGACGATCTCGCTACGCGCCACGACATCCTGCTGCACCACGCGCTACATCCGGCACCAGTTCGACGACGCCGTCACGTCGGTGGTGAGCTCGGGCAGCTCCGCACTGGACAAGAGCGACGCGTCCTGGATCGTGCGCCGCGGCCTGGCGAACCCGTCGTGCCTGTCGTTCGAGTCGCGCAACTACCCGGGTGACTTCCTGCGCCACTACAACTACCAGCTGCTGCGCCAGCCGATGGACGGCAGCGCGGCCTTCCGCTCCGACGCGACGTTCTGTCCGCAGGCCGGGAAGAACGGCCAAGGCACGTCCTTCGCCTCGTTCAACTACCCCGACCGTTTCCTCCGCCACTACAACAACACGGTGTACATCGCGAGCAACGGCGGCCCCGACACCTTCGACGCCACGGCTTCCTGGGCCGACGACGTCAGCTGGGCCGTCAACGCTCCCTGGGCGCCGTAG
- a CDS encoding NAD(P)/FAD-dependent oxidoreductase, producing MRLGKTAVVLGGSAAGLCAAGALAPHFDRVLVLERDELPDGAEHRRGVPQSKHPHFLLNSGRRAIGALFPGFEDDLIAAGGLLLMPSMDAAYLDGPGWSARKRSAMTMVYGSRILIERVLRDKVRELANVVVREGVAVRGLTSADGEITGVGFTAADGDEHVDADFVVDAMGRGSPVAGWLAAAGWPEPEVQTLDAKVTYTSRWYDLPAERPASWWWRHLVIMPTPDKGEHPAEHEFLVNFFPIEGNRVIACMGSWGLEMPSTTDAFVETARRVRTPLFADAMDRCAPASPVHLTRSTGNKWRRYDRLRTRPRRLVFVGDSICAFNPFYAQGISSASASALLLREHLSRAGRLDARFSDRFFAAQRGLLRVPWRLAMARDQGYACAVGTEQLPEWRRRLVAAVSAPAFSLVVGAAREDAVVDEHFAKVFNLDESLGEMLRNPRVLAGLVRYRVRAALGRHRVPFGFDPQAEPPATDYSTATATAR from the coding sequence ATGCGGCTCGGCAAGACCGCCGTCGTCCTCGGAGGCAGTGCCGCCGGTCTCTGCGCGGCCGGCGCGCTCGCCCCGCACTTCGACCGCGTGCTGGTGCTGGAACGCGACGAACTGCCCGACGGGGCCGAGCACCGCCGCGGCGTTCCGCAGAGCAAGCACCCGCACTTCCTGCTCAACTCGGGCCGGCGCGCGATCGGCGCGCTGTTCCCCGGCTTCGAAGACGACCTCATCGCGGCGGGCGGCCTGCTGCTGATGCCGTCCATGGACGCCGCCTACCTCGACGGGCCCGGCTGGTCGGCCCGCAAGCGCAGCGCCATGACGATGGTCTACGGCTCGCGGATCCTCATCGAGCGGGTGCTGCGGGACAAGGTGCGGGAGCTGGCCAACGTCGTCGTCCGCGAAGGGGTCGCGGTGCGCGGCCTGACGAGCGCGGACGGGGAGATCACCGGCGTCGGCTTCACCGCGGCCGACGGCGACGAGCACGTCGACGCCGACTTCGTCGTGGACGCCATGGGCCGCGGGTCCCCGGTCGCCGGCTGGCTGGCGGCGGCCGGCTGGCCCGAGCCGGAAGTGCAGACGCTCGACGCCAAGGTCACTTACACCTCGCGCTGGTACGACCTGCCCGCCGAACGCCCCGCGTCCTGGTGGTGGCGGCACCTGGTGATCATGCCGACGCCGGACAAGGGCGAGCACCCCGCCGAGCACGAGTTCCTGGTCAACTTCTTCCCGATCGAGGGCAACCGCGTCATCGCCTGCATGGGGTCGTGGGGACTGGAAATGCCCAGCACCACCGACGCGTTCGTCGAGACGGCGCGCCGGGTGCGCACGCCGTTGTTCGCCGACGCCATGGACCGGTGCGCCCCCGCCTCGCCGGTCCACCTCACCCGCTCGACCGGCAACAAGTGGCGGCGCTACGACCGCCTGCGCACGCGGCCGCGGCGGCTGGTCTTCGTCGGCGACTCGATCTGCGCGTTCAACCCCTTCTACGCCCAGGGCATCAGTTCCGCGTCGGCTTCGGCCCTGCTGCTGCGCGAGCACCTGTCCCGCGCCGGACGGCTCGACGCGAGGTTCTCGGACCGCTTCTTCGCCGCGCAACGCGGATTGCTGCGCGTGCCGTGGCGCCTGGCGATGGCCAGGGACCAGGGTTACGCCTGCGCGGTGGGCACCGAACAGCTGCCGGAGTGGCGGCGGCGCCTCGTCGCGGCCGTGTCGGCGCCGGCGTTCAGCCTCGTCGTCGGCGCCGCCCGGGAGGACGCCGTGGTCGACGAGCACTTCGCCAAGGTGTTCAACCTGGACGAGTCGCTGGGGGAGATGCTGCGCAACCCGCGGGTGCTCGCGGGCCTGGTGCGTTACCGCGTCCGCGCGGCACTGGGCCGCCACCGCGTCCCGTTCGGGTTCGATCCCCAGGCCGAGCCGCCGGCCACGGACTACTCGACCGCGACGGCGACCGCGCGATGA
- a CDS encoding HU family DNA-binding protein encodes MTNKAQLIEALSERLGDKKVASQAVDGLVDIIIRTVNKGEKVNITGFGVFEKRARAARTARNPRTGEAVRVKKTNVPAFRAGTTFKDVISGTKKLPKATPVKRATAATTSTRATATKTAAASAPAKATTTRTTRAAAAKPATTRSTTTRTRATAAKPAAKATTATKAAPKTTASKTTAAKATTAKATTTRAKTAAAKPAATKTAAAKKPAAAKAPAKRTSAAKKK; translated from the coding sequence ATGACGAACAAGGCCCAGCTGATCGAGGCGCTGTCGGAGCGTCTGGGCGACAAGAAGGTGGCTTCGCAGGCCGTTGACGGTCTGGTGGACATCATCATCCGGACGGTCAACAAGGGCGAAAAGGTCAACATCACCGGCTTCGGGGTGTTCGAGAAGCGCGCCCGCGCCGCTCGTACCGCCCGCAACCCGCGCACCGGTGAAGCTGTCCGCGTCAAGAAGACCAACGTGCCCGCCTTCCGCGCCGGCACGACCTTCAAGGACGTCATCTCCGGCACCAAGAAGCTCCCGAAGGCGACCCCGGTCAAGCGCGCCACCGCCGCCACCACCAGCACGCGGGCCACCGCCACCAAGACCGCCGCGGCCTCCGCGCCGGCCAAGGCGACGACGACCCGCACCACCCGCGCGGCGGCGGCCAAGCCGGCCACCACGCGCTCGACCACCACGCGGACCCGCGCCACCGCGGCGAAGCCGGCCGCCAAGGCCACCACCGCCACCAAGGCGGCCCCGAAGACCACGGCGTCGAAGACGACCGCGGCCAAGGCCACCACGGCGAAGGCGACCACCACGCGGGCCAAGACCGCCGCCGCCAAGCCGGCCGCGACCAAGACCGCCGCGGCCAAGAAGCCGGCCGCCGCCAAGGCCCCGGCCAAGCGCACGTCGGCTGCCAAGAAGAAGTAA
- a CDS encoding TetR/AcrR family transcriptional regulator, which translates to MGHHGWQGNPPGTEDEARRRIVEAATACLDRAGLAKTSLSDVAAEAGVTRQTVYRYFPGLKDILRAVALAGVEEFAGRMERHLAAFGTAAEAAVESVVFAVRALPGEPRMGLLLQAGEADFFTDGVVSPLAFSYGARILRNLPVDWPAAGIATDEELQGLAEVLMRLFLSFLQYPSTPPLTDDGLRALVRRWIGPALRG; encoded by the coding sequence ATGGGGCACCACGGATGGCAGGGCAACCCGCCCGGCACCGAAGACGAGGCACGCCGCCGGATCGTCGAAGCGGCGACGGCGTGCCTCGACCGGGCCGGGCTGGCCAAGACGAGCCTCTCCGACGTCGCCGCCGAGGCGGGCGTCACCCGGCAGACCGTCTACCGCTACTTCCCGGGGCTGAAGGACATCCTGCGGGCCGTCGCGCTGGCCGGCGTCGAAGAGTTCGCCGGGCGGATGGAGCGGCACCTGGCCGCGTTCGGGACGGCCGCCGAAGCCGCGGTGGAGTCCGTGGTGTTCGCCGTCCGGGCGCTCCCCGGGGAGCCCCGCATGGGGCTGCTCCTGCAGGCGGGCGAAGCGGACTTCTTCACCGACGGCGTCGTTTCGCCGCTGGCGTTTTCGTACGGCGCGCGGATCCTGCGCAACCTGCCGGTCGACTGGCCGGCCGCCGGGATCGCGACCGACGAGGAGCTCCAGGGGCTCGCCGAGGTCCTGATGCGGCTGTTCCTGTCGTTCCTGCAGTATCCCTCGACACCGCCGCTCACCGACGACGGGCTGCGGGCCCTGGTCCGCCGCTGGATCGGGCCGGCGCTGCGCGGCTGA
- a CDS encoding histone-like nucleoid-structuring protein Lsr2, producing the protein MAQKVLVEILDDIDGSTAAQTVQFGLDGVTYEIDLSDENASALRDELARYIGAGRRIGGRKVRVATGQSTTTSTTDRERNQQIRAWANANGYEVSERGRLSSEVIAAYEQAQVEEAEAPAAPPRKRAPRKKVAAAKK; encoded by the coding sequence GTGGCCCAGAAAGTCCTCGTCGAGATCCTGGACGACATCGACGGCAGCACCGCCGCCCAGACCGTTCAGTTCGGCCTCGACGGCGTCACCTACGAAATCGACCTTTCGGACGAGAACGCCTCCGCCCTGCGCGACGAACTGGCCCGCTACATCGGGGCCGGCCGGCGCATCGGCGGCCGCAAGGTCCGCGTCGCCACCGGGCAGTCGACCACGACCAGCACGACCGACCGCGAGCGCAACCAGCAGATCCGCGCCTGGGCCAACGCGAACGGCTACGAGGTCTCCGAGCGGGGCCGGCTGTCCTCCGAGGTGATCGCCGCCTACGAGCAGGCCCAGGTCGAAGAGGCCGAGGCGCCCGCCGCCCCGCCGCGCAAGCGCGCCCCGCGCAAGAAGGTCGCCGCCGCCAAGAAGTAA